The following proteins are encoded in a genomic region of Brachypodium distachyon strain Bd21 chromosome 1, Brachypodium_distachyon_v3.0, whole genome shotgun sequence:
- the LOC100842622 gene encoding eukaryotic translation initiation factor 2 subunit alpha homolog, translated as MPNLECRMYEPRFPEVDAAVMIQVKHIADMGAYVSLLEYNNIEGMILFSELSRRRIRSISSLIKVGRQEPSMVLRVDRDKGYIDLSKRRVSEEEAHACEDRYNKSKLVHSIMRHAADTLGVDLEPLYQRIGWPLYRRYGHAFEAFRLIVNDPDAILDVLTYEETETGPDGQEVTRVVPAVTPEVKDALVKNIRRRMTPQPLKIRADVEMKCYQFDGVLHIKEAMRAAEATGNDDCPVKIKLVAPPLYVLTTQTLDKDQGIRVLTKALKVCADTIDKHKGKLVVKEAARAVSEKEDKLFTDTIEKLKLAGEEVDGDEDSGEEDEDTGMGEVDFTKAGAGTE; from the exons atGCCGAACCTGGAGTGCCGGATGTACGAGCCGCGGTTCCCGGAGGTGGACGCGGCGGTGATGATCCAGGTGAAGCACATCGCCGACATGGGCGCCTACGTCTCCCTCCTCGAGTACAACAACATCGAGGGCATGATCCTCTTCTCGGAgctctcccgccgccgcatccgctccatctcctccctcaTCAAGGTGGGCCGCCAGGAGCCCTCCATGGTGCTCCGCGTCGACCGCGACAAGGGCTACATCGACCTCTCCAAGCGCCGCGTctccgaggaggaggcgcacGCCTGCGAGGACCGATACAACAAGTCCAAGCTCGTGCACTCCATCATGCGCCACGCCGCCGACACCCTCGGCGTCGACCTCGAGCCGCTCTACCAGCGGATCGGGTGGCCGCTCTACCGCAGGTACGGACACGCCTTCGAGGCCTTCAGGCTCATCGTCAACGACCCCGACGCCATCCTCGACGtgctcacctatgaggagaccGAGACCGGCCCCGATGGCCAGGAG GTGACTAGGGTCGTGCCGGCCGTCACTCCAGAGGTTAAGGATGCCTTGGTTAAGAACATAAGGAGGAGAATGACACCACAACCACTCAAGATCCGTGCTGATGTTGAGATGAAATGCTACCAGTTTGATGGTGTTCTACACATCAAG gaAGCCATGAGGGCAGCTGAAGCTACTGGAAATGATGATTGCCCTGTGAAGATTAAGCTAGTTGCTCCACCACTTTACGTTTTGACCACACAAACACTTGACAAG GATCAAGGGATCAGAGTTTTAACAAAAGCACTCAAAGTTTGTGCGGACACGATTGACAAGCACAAGGGGAaattggtggtgaaggaaGCAGCTAGAGCT GTGAGCGAGAAAGAGGATAAGCTGTTCACAGATACGATAGAAAAGCTGAAACTAGCAGGCGAGGAGGTTGATGGTGACGAGGACAGCggagaggaggacgaagacacGGGCATGGGCGAAGTAGATTTCACAAAAGCTGGTGCGGGCACGGAGTGA
- the LOC100842312 gene encoding ubiquitin-activating enzyme E1 3 isoform X2, translated as MRCLRRLLRRGLFSMLPTKRPPSPSGAGAEDGGDAKRPRLGESGTTDDRALPPPQEIDEDLHSRQLAVYGRETMRRLFASHVLVSGLNGLGAEIAKNLALAGVKSITIHDVKNVEMWDLSANFFLSEDDVGKNRAVACVAKLQELNNAVLISTLTEELTTEHLSKFQAVVFTDISLDKAYEFDDYCHSHQPPISFIRTQVCGLFGSVFCDFGPNFTVLDVDGEDPHTGIIASISSDNPAIVSCVDDERLEFQDGDLVVFSEVHGMAELNDGKPRKVKNARPFSFSIEEDTSKFGNYIKGGIVTQVKEPKVLCFKTLRDAIRDPGDFLLSDFSKFERSPVLHLAFQALDKFMKDCGRYPVAGCEEDAQSFLKISADINEASVDRKLESIDEKLLRQFASGSRAVLNPMSAMFGGIVGQEVVKACSGKFHPLYQFFYFDSVESLPTHPLDPQDLKPSNSRYDAQVSVFGSKIQKKLEEANAFVVGSGALGCEFLKNLALMGVACSGKGKLTITDDDIIEKSNLSRQFLFRDWNIGQAKSTVAATAASVINPSLLVDALQNRACPETENVFDDTFWEGLDVVINALDNVNARMYMDQRCLYFSKPLLESGTLGAKCNTQMVIPRLTENYGASRDPPEKQAPMCTVHSFPHNIDHCLTWARSEFEGLLEKTPNEVNSYLSNPAQYAAAMRKAGDAQARELLERVSECLDKDRCSTFDDCITWARMKFEDYFSNRVKQLTFTFPEDAATSTGTPFWSAPKRFPRALQFSAADTSHLNFIMSASILRAESFGIAIPDRAKNTSKLADVVKKVKVHMFEPKKGVNIVTDEKATNLSSTSVDDVSVIDDLLAKLEEYAKRLPSGFQMKPIQFEKDDDTNFHMDLISGFANMRARNYSIPEVDKLKAKFIAGRIIPAIATSTAMATGLVCLELYKVIDGKHPIEDYRNTFANLALPLFSMAEPVPAKETEHQNLSWTVWDRWCIKRNLTIAELLQWLAEKGLTAYSISCGTSILYNSMFPRHKDRLNKKVVDVAKEVAKVEIPEYRSHLDICVACEDENENDVDIPVVSVYFR; from the exons ATGAGGTGCTTACGTCGGCTGCTGCGCAGGGGCTTGTTCTCCATGCTTCCCACCAagaggccgccgtcgccgtccgggGCGGGAgccgaggacggcggcgacgccaaGAGGCCCAGGCTGGGGGAGTCTGGGACCACCGATGACAgggccttgccgccgccgcaggagaTCGACGAGGACCTGCACAGCAGGCAGCTCGCCGTCTACGGGAGGGAGACCATGCGCCGGCTCTTCGCCTCCCACGTCCTCGTCTCCGGCCTCAATGGGCTCGGCGCTGAAATCG CGAAgaatcttgcccttgctggagTCAAGTCTATCACTATACATGATGTGAAAAATGTGGAGATGTGGGACTTGTCTGCCAATTTCTTCTTATCCGAGGACGATGTTGGGAAGAACAGGGCTGTTGCTTGTGTCGCAAAGCTGCAAGAGCTCAACAATGCTGTTCTCATCTCAACTCTAACAGAGGAACTAACGACGGAGCACTTGTCCAAGTTCCAG GCTGTTGTTTTTACTGATATAAGTTTAGACAAGGCATATGAATTTGATGACTATTGCCATAGCCACCAGCCTCCCATCTCCTTTATCAGAACTCAAGTCTGTGGTCTTTTCGGTAGTGTCTTTTGTGACTTTGGACCAAACTTTACTGTTCTTGATGTTGATGGTGAAGATCCACATACTGGTATAATTGCATCCATCAGCAGTGATAACCCTGCAATAGTATCCTGTGTTGATGATGAGCGGCTCGAGTTCCAAGATGGTGATCTTGTTGTTTTCTCAGAGGTACATGGTATGGCAGAACTGAATGATGGGAAACCAAGGAAGGTTAAAAATGCCAGGCCATTTTCATTTAGCATCGAGGAGGACACAAGTAAATTTGGAAATTATATAAAAGGTGGAATTGTTACACAGGTGAAAGAACCTAAGGTATTATGCTTCAAGACGCTAAGAGATGCCATTAGAGACCCTGGAGATTTTCTTCTGAGTGATTTTTCAAAGTTTGAACGTTCCCCTGTGCTCCATCTGGCATTTCAAGCTCTGGATAAATTTATGAAAGACTGTGGACGCTACCCTGTTGCTGGTTGTGAGGAGGATGCTCAAAGTTTCCTTAAGATTTCTGCTGATATTAATGAAGCCTCTGTTGACCGCAAGCTGGAAAGTATTGATGAGAAATTACTCCGGCAGTTTGCAAGTGGTTCTCGAGCTGTTTTGAACCCTATGTCTGCGATGTTTGGTGGTATTGTTGGTCAAGAAGTTGTGAAGGCATGTTCTGGGAAGTTCCACCCTCTCTACCAG TTCTTTTACTTTGATTCTGTCGAATCCCTGCCAACACATCCATTGGACCCCCAAGACTTGAAGCCATCAAACAGCCGCTATGATGCTCAGGTTTCCGTATTTGGTTCCAAGATCCAGAAGAAACTTGAAGAGGCTAATGCTTTTGTTGTGGGCTCTGGCGCTCTTGGATGTGAATTCCTGAAAAACCTTGCTTTAATGGGAGTGGCATGTAGTGGTAAAGGGAAGCTAACTATAACAGATGATGATATCATTGAAAAAAGCAACTTGAGCCGTCAATTCTTATTTCGTGACTGGAATATTGGACAGGCAAAGTCCACTGTGGCTGCTACAGCCGCTAGTGTTATCAACCCCAGCCTTCTTGTTGATGCTCTTCAGAATCGTGCCTGTCCAGAAACTGAGAACGTGTTCGATGACACGTTCTGGGAGGGCCTGGATGTTGTTATCAATGCACTTGATAATGTCAATGCCAGGATGTATATGGACCAGAGGTGCCTGTACTTCTCGAAGCCACTACTGGAGTCAGGTACGTTGGGTGCAAAGTGCAATACGCAAATGGTAATTCCTCGCCTTACTGAAAATTATGGAGCTTCAAGAGATCCTCCTGAGAAGCAAGCACCTATGTGCACAGTCCATTCTTTTCCACACAACATTGATCATTGCTTGACATGGGCTCGTTCGGAGTTCGAGGGCTTGCTCGAAAAAACGCCAAATGAAGTAAACTCTTATCTGTCCAACCCTGCTCAGTATGCTGCTGCCATGAGGAAGGCTGGTGATGCTCAAGCAAGAGAATTGCTTGAACGTGTCTCTGAATGTCTTGACAAGGATCGGTGTAGTACATTTGATGATTGCATAACGTGGGCCCGGATGAA ATTTGAGGATTATTTCTCAAACCGTGTGAAGCAGCTGACATTCACTTTTCCTGAAGATGCTGCCACTAGTACGGGCACGCCTTTCTGGTCTGCCCCCAAGCGCTTCCCTCGTGCACTGCAATTTTCAGCTGCTGATACATCTCACCTGAATTTCATTATGTCTGCTTCAATATTGAGAGCGGAGTCATTTGGGATTGCTATACCTGACCGGGCAAAGAACACCAGTAAGCTGGCTGATGTAGTAAAGAAGGTCAAAGTACATATGTTTGAGCCAAAGAAAGGGGTAAATATTGTGACAGATGAGAAGGCCACAAATCTTTCCAGCACCTCGGTTGATGATGTCTCCGTTATTGATGATCTGCTTGCTAAGTTGGAAGAATATGCCAAGCGGCTACCTTCTGGATTCCAAATGAAACCTATCCAATTCGAGAAG GATGATGACACTAACTTTCACATGGATTTAATATCCGGATTTGCAAATATGCGTGCAAGGAACTACAGCATTCCAGAGGTTGACAAGCTGAAGGCTAAATTCATTGCAGGGAGAATTATCCCTGCTATTGCAACCTCAACCGCCATGGCCACAGGACTTGTGTGCCTTGAGCTGTACAAGGTTATTGATGGCAAGCACCCCATTGAAGACTACCGCAATACGTTTGCGAACCTAGCGCTGCCATTGTTCTCAATGGCTGAACCAGTTCCAGCCAAGGAGACGGAGCATCAAAACTTGAGCTGGACTGTATGGGACCGATGGTGCATAAAGCGCAATCTTACTATTGCAGAACTCTTGCAATGGCTGGCTGAAAAGGGCCTTACTGCTTACAGCATTTCCTGCGGCACCTCGATTTTATATAACAGCATGTTTCCAAGGCACAAGGATAGATTGAACAAGAAGGTTGTGGATGTCGCCAAAGAAGTTGCTAAGGTGGAAATTCCTGAATACAGGAGCCATCTAGATATTTGTGTGGCCTGCGaggatgaaaatgaaaatgacGTTGATATTCCTGTCGTGTCGGTTTACTTTCGATAG
- the LOC100838842 gene encoding abscisic acid receptor PYL4, producing the protein MPAPYSAAAAQQLQQHRPLAAAVTGSRCGEHDGTVPAEVAQHHSHPPSSSAGPWRCCSAVVQRVRAPTSAVWSVVRRFGEPQAYKSFVRSCAVVDGDGGVGTLREVRVVSGLPAASSRERLEVLDDDRRVLSFRVVGGEHRLRNYRSVTTVHPSSSSSSPAEEETVVVESYVVEVPAGNTAEDTRTFVDTIVKCNLLSLARTAEKLSAAGRCP; encoded by the coding sequence ATGCCGGCGCCCtacagcgcggcggcggcgcagcagctgcagcagcaccgCCCGCTGGCTGCCGCCGTGACAGGCAGCAGGTGCGGGGAGCACGACGGGACGGTgccggcggaggtggcgcaGCACCACTCGCACCCTCCGTCTTCGTCGGCGGGGCCGTGGCGGTGCTGCTCGGCGGTGGtgcagcgggtgcgggcgccgACGTCGGCGGTGTGGTCGGTGGTGCGTCGGTTCGGGGAGCCGCAGGCGTACAAGAGCTTCGTGCGCAGCTGCGCGGTggtggacggcgacggcggcgtgggcacGCTCCGCGAGGTGCGCGTCGTGTCGGGCCTCCCCGCGGCATCCAGCAGGGAGCGGCTGGAGGTGCTGGACGACGACCGCCGCGTGCTCAGCTTccgcgtcgtcggcggcgaacACCGCCTCCGCAACTACCGCTCCGTCACCACCGTccacccttcttcttcttcttcgtctccggcggaggaggagacggtggTTGTGGAGTCGTACGTGGTGGAGGTGCCGGCGGGGAACACGGCGGAGGACACGCGGACGTTCGTGGACACCATCGTCAAGTGcaacctcctctccctcgcccGCACCGCCGAGAAGCTCTCCGCCGCTGGCCGGTGCCCGTGA
- the LOC100842312 gene encoding ubiquitin-activating enzyme E1 3 isoform X1 encodes MLPTKRPPSPSGAGAEDGGDAKRPRLGESGTTDDRALPPPQEIDEDLHSRQLAVYGRETMRRLFASHVLVSGLNGLGAEIAKNLALAGVKSITIHDVKNVEMWDLSANFFLSEDDVGKNRAVACVAKLQELNNAVLISTLTEELTTEHLSKFQAVVFTDISLDKAYEFDDYCHSHQPPISFIRTQVCGLFGSVFCDFGPNFTVLDVDGEDPHTGIIASISSDNPAIVSCVDDERLEFQDGDLVVFSEVHGMAELNDGKPRKVKNARPFSFSIEEDTSKFGNYIKGGIVTQVKEPKVLCFKTLRDAIRDPGDFLLSDFSKFERSPVLHLAFQALDKFMKDCGRYPVAGCEEDAQSFLKISADINEASVDRKLESIDEKLLRQFASGSRAVLNPMSAMFGGIVGQEVVKACSGKFHPLYQFFYFDSVESLPTHPLDPQDLKPSNSRYDAQVSVFGSKIQKKLEEANAFVVGSGALGCEFLKNLALMGVACSGKGKLTITDDDIIEKSNLSRQFLFRDWNIGQAKSTVAATAASVINPSLLVDALQNRACPETENVFDDTFWEGLDVVINALDNVNARMYMDQRCLYFSKPLLESGTLGAKCNTQMVIPRLTENYGASRDPPEKQAPMCTVHSFPHNIDHCLTWARSEFEGLLEKTPNEVNSYLSNPAQYAAAMRKAGDAQARELLERVSECLDKDRCSTFDDCITWARMKFEDYFSNRVKQLTFTFPEDAATSTGTPFWSAPKRFPRALQFSAADTSHLNFIMSASILRAESFGIAIPDRAKNTSKLADVVKKVKVHMFEPKKGVNIVTDEKATNLSSTSVDDVSVIDDLLAKLEEYAKRLPSGFQMKPIQFEKDDDTNFHMDLISGFANMRARNYSIPEVDKLKAKFIAGRIIPAIATSTAMATGLVCLELYKVIDGKHPIEDYRNTFANLALPLFSMAEPVPAKETEHQNLSWTVWDRWCIKRNLTIAELLQWLAEKGLTAYSISCGTSILYNSMFPRHKDRLNKKVVDVAKEVAKVEIPEYRSHLDICVACEDENENDVDIPVVSVYFR; translated from the exons ATGCTTCCCACCAagaggccgccgtcgccgtccgggGCGGGAgccgaggacggcggcgacgccaaGAGGCCCAGGCTGGGGGAGTCTGGGACCACCGATGACAgggccttgccgccgccgcaggagaTCGACGAGGACCTGCACAGCAGGCAGCTCGCCGTCTACGGGAGGGAGACCATGCGCCGGCTCTTCGCCTCCCACGTCCTCGTCTCCGGCCTCAATGGGCTCGGCGCTGAAATCG CGAAgaatcttgcccttgctggagTCAAGTCTATCACTATACATGATGTGAAAAATGTGGAGATGTGGGACTTGTCTGCCAATTTCTTCTTATCCGAGGACGATGTTGGGAAGAACAGGGCTGTTGCTTGTGTCGCAAAGCTGCAAGAGCTCAACAATGCTGTTCTCATCTCAACTCTAACAGAGGAACTAACGACGGAGCACTTGTCCAAGTTCCAG GCTGTTGTTTTTACTGATATAAGTTTAGACAAGGCATATGAATTTGATGACTATTGCCATAGCCACCAGCCTCCCATCTCCTTTATCAGAACTCAAGTCTGTGGTCTTTTCGGTAGTGTCTTTTGTGACTTTGGACCAAACTTTACTGTTCTTGATGTTGATGGTGAAGATCCACATACTGGTATAATTGCATCCATCAGCAGTGATAACCCTGCAATAGTATCCTGTGTTGATGATGAGCGGCTCGAGTTCCAAGATGGTGATCTTGTTGTTTTCTCAGAGGTACATGGTATGGCAGAACTGAATGATGGGAAACCAAGGAAGGTTAAAAATGCCAGGCCATTTTCATTTAGCATCGAGGAGGACACAAGTAAATTTGGAAATTATATAAAAGGTGGAATTGTTACACAGGTGAAAGAACCTAAGGTATTATGCTTCAAGACGCTAAGAGATGCCATTAGAGACCCTGGAGATTTTCTTCTGAGTGATTTTTCAAAGTTTGAACGTTCCCCTGTGCTCCATCTGGCATTTCAAGCTCTGGATAAATTTATGAAAGACTGTGGACGCTACCCTGTTGCTGGTTGTGAGGAGGATGCTCAAAGTTTCCTTAAGATTTCTGCTGATATTAATGAAGCCTCTGTTGACCGCAAGCTGGAAAGTATTGATGAGAAATTACTCCGGCAGTTTGCAAGTGGTTCTCGAGCTGTTTTGAACCCTATGTCTGCGATGTTTGGTGGTATTGTTGGTCAAGAAGTTGTGAAGGCATGTTCTGGGAAGTTCCACCCTCTCTACCAG TTCTTTTACTTTGATTCTGTCGAATCCCTGCCAACACATCCATTGGACCCCCAAGACTTGAAGCCATCAAACAGCCGCTATGATGCTCAGGTTTCCGTATTTGGTTCCAAGATCCAGAAGAAACTTGAAGAGGCTAATGCTTTTGTTGTGGGCTCTGGCGCTCTTGGATGTGAATTCCTGAAAAACCTTGCTTTAATGGGAGTGGCATGTAGTGGTAAAGGGAAGCTAACTATAACAGATGATGATATCATTGAAAAAAGCAACTTGAGCCGTCAATTCTTATTTCGTGACTGGAATATTGGACAGGCAAAGTCCACTGTGGCTGCTACAGCCGCTAGTGTTATCAACCCCAGCCTTCTTGTTGATGCTCTTCAGAATCGTGCCTGTCCAGAAACTGAGAACGTGTTCGATGACACGTTCTGGGAGGGCCTGGATGTTGTTATCAATGCACTTGATAATGTCAATGCCAGGATGTATATGGACCAGAGGTGCCTGTACTTCTCGAAGCCACTACTGGAGTCAGGTACGTTGGGTGCAAAGTGCAATACGCAAATGGTAATTCCTCGCCTTACTGAAAATTATGGAGCTTCAAGAGATCCTCCTGAGAAGCAAGCACCTATGTGCACAGTCCATTCTTTTCCACACAACATTGATCATTGCTTGACATGGGCTCGTTCGGAGTTCGAGGGCTTGCTCGAAAAAACGCCAAATGAAGTAAACTCTTATCTGTCCAACCCTGCTCAGTATGCTGCTGCCATGAGGAAGGCTGGTGATGCTCAAGCAAGAGAATTGCTTGAACGTGTCTCTGAATGTCTTGACAAGGATCGGTGTAGTACATTTGATGATTGCATAACGTGGGCCCGGATGAA ATTTGAGGATTATTTCTCAAACCGTGTGAAGCAGCTGACATTCACTTTTCCTGAAGATGCTGCCACTAGTACGGGCACGCCTTTCTGGTCTGCCCCCAAGCGCTTCCCTCGTGCACTGCAATTTTCAGCTGCTGATACATCTCACCTGAATTTCATTATGTCTGCTTCAATATTGAGAGCGGAGTCATTTGGGATTGCTATACCTGACCGGGCAAAGAACACCAGTAAGCTGGCTGATGTAGTAAAGAAGGTCAAAGTACATATGTTTGAGCCAAAGAAAGGGGTAAATATTGTGACAGATGAGAAGGCCACAAATCTTTCCAGCACCTCGGTTGATGATGTCTCCGTTATTGATGATCTGCTTGCTAAGTTGGAAGAATATGCCAAGCGGCTACCTTCTGGATTCCAAATGAAACCTATCCAATTCGAGAAG GATGATGACACTAACTTTCACATGGATTTAATATCCGGATTTGCAAATATGCGTGCAAGGAACTACAGCATTCCAGAGGTTGACAAGCTGAAGGCTAAATTCATTGCAGGGAGAATTATCCCTGCTATTGCAACCTCAACCGCCATGGCCACAGGACTTGTGTGCCTTGAGCTGTACAAGGTTATTGATGGCAAGCACCCCATTGAAGACTACCGCAATACGTTTGCGAACCTAGCGCTGCCATTGTTCTCAATGGCTGAACCAGTTCCAGCCAAGGAGACGGAGCATCAAAACTTGAGCTGGACTGTATGGGACCGATGGTGCATAAAGCGCAATCTTACTATTGCAGAACTCTTGCAATGGCTGGCTGAAAAGGGCCTTACTGCTTACAGCATTTCCTGCGGCACCTCGATTTTATATAACAGCATGTTTCCAAGGCACAAGGATAGATTGAACAAGAAGGTTGTGGATGTCGCCAAAGAAGTTGCTAAGGTGGAAATTCCTGAATACAGGAGCCATCTAGATATTTGTGTGGCCTGCGaggatgaaaatgaaaatgacGTTGATATTCCTGTCGTGTCGGTTTACTTTCGATAG